One window of the Methanomassiliicoccaceae archaeon DOK genome contains the following:
- a CDS encoding leucine-rich repeat protein translates to MNTTIKAIALAAVIALVAVTLVSEDSSAVEFTSGGFQYETVGSSTTNVTVVGWEGDSSEITISDTVNYNNRTYTIISISAEAFKDKANLTTVDMSRATHIESIGANAFSGSGVTTVTFPSSLETIGAGAFAGSKLSTINLPDALVTIGANAFEGTAITSVSMGSHVTSLGDSAFSGCTSLEEVTISPGVRNLGESVFSGCTSLKTVTWAPTGTNNHTIGDSVFSGCSVLESFVIPDRTTSIGDSAFSGCTVLRDIAIPDTVRTIGANAFSASGVRTVELPDSVTSLGDSAFSDCRSLTEVTLSTGIDDIPAGAFSGCTSLSKVNFAEDGLETVGTGAFQSTGLTAISFPEGVTSIGDSALADCPSLASVTLPASLRTLGDRVMESCPSLTTINVAEGSTAFSSVDGVLFGNGGNALLKYPAASTATSYEVPEGVTSISAAAFDHSLNLTMVDIPASVTAIGEGVFAGCSGIREILIASTELTVADGAFDLSDGGEPVSVEIFTDLEPFAESAFGDGVTVTYDEYKNYGIRSTNELLGDALIWVVVAIVLGIIFLAISVRKIKA, encoded by the coding sequence ATGAACACGACGATCAAGGCAATCGCGCTCGCGGCGGTCATCGCTCTGGTAGCGGTGACTCTCGTGTCGGAGGACTCGTCGGCGGTGGAGTTCACCTCCGGAGGATTCCAGTACGAGACAGTCGGGAGCAGCACAACCAATGTTACCGTGGTCGGATGGGAGGGTGATTCATCTGAGATCACGATATCCGACACGGTAAATTACAATAACAGGACATACACAATCATATCCATATCGGCAGAGGCGTTCAAGGACAAGGCCAATCTCACAACAGTGGACATGTCCAGGGCCACTCACATCGAATCGATAGGAGCCAACGCTTTCTCTGGTTCCGGAGTGACGACTGTTACGTTCCCCAGCTCTCTGGAGACGATTGGTGCTGGCGCGTTCGCTGGTTCCAAGCTGTCGACAATCAATCTGCCAGATGCTCTCGTGACCATCGGTGCCAATGCGTTCGAGGGAACTGCCATCACATCTGTGAGCATGGGCTCTCATGTGACCAGTCTCGGAGATTCCGCCTTCTCCGGATGCACATCTCTCGAGGAAGTGACCATCTCGCCCGGGGTGAGAAATCTTGGGGAATCTGTATTCTCCGGATGCACCTCGCTCAAGACCGTGACGTGGGCTCCCACGGGGACGAACAACCACACAATAGGGGACAGTGTGTTCAGCGGATGCTCCGTTCTCGAGTCGTTCGTCATCCCCGACAGGACGACATCCATCGGCGATTCCGCCTTCTCCGGATGCACGGTCCTTAGGGACATCGCCATACCCGACACCGTTCGCACCATAGGCGCAAACGCGTTTTCCGCCTCCGGTGTCAGAACCGTCGAACTTCCAGACAGTGTTACGTCACTCGGAGATTCCGCCTTCTCCGACTGCAGATCACTGACAGAGGTCACTCTGTCGACTGGCATCGATGACATCCCTGCCGGAGCGTTCTCCGGATGCACCTCGCTGTCCAAGGTCAACTTCGCCGAGGACGGTCTCGAGACTGTCGGGACGGGAGCGTTCCAGTCCACAGGTCTGACCGCCATATCATTCCCCGAGGGCGTGACTTCAATCGGGGATTCTGCATTGGCGGACTGTCCGTCGCTCGCATCCGTGACCCTCCCGGCGTCCCTCAGGACCCTTGGAGACCGTGTCATGGAGTCATGTCCGTCCTTGACCACGATCAATGTCGCCGAAGGGAGCACAGCGTTCTCATCCGTCGACGGTGTTCTATTCGGAAACGGAGGGAATGCTCTTCTGAAGTATCCCGCAGCTTCCACCGCGACGTCGTACGAGGTCCCGGAGGGCGTGACAAGCATCTCCGCGGCGGCCTTCGACCATTCGCTCAACCTCACCATGGTCGACATACCCGCATCCGTCACTGCGATCGGCGAGGGCGTGTTCGCAGGCTGCTCCGGCATCAGGGAGATCCTTATCGCCTCGACCGAGCTGACCGTCGCCGACGGAGCGTTCGACCTGAGCGACGGCGGCGAGCCCGTGTCCGTCGAGATCTTCACCGACCTGGAGCCCTTCGCAGAGAGCGCCTTCGGGGACGGTGTCACGGTCACCTACGACGAGTACAAGAACTACGGCATCAGGAGCACGAACGAGCTCCTGGGCGACGCCCTGATTTGGGTCGTCGTCGCCATCGTGCTCGGCATCATCTTCCTGGCGATCTCCGTCAGGAAGATCAAGGCCTGA
- a CDS encoding DUF1847 domain-containing protein, whose amino-acid sequence MTDERRSCVDCGTKGCDGKGAKRPDFCLTDNMPEGLLEESLSHYAEGEEADILRTAATVEHDGYLRWCRVQETIEFARRMGYRRIGIATCVGLLNESRTLARILRSHGFEVFGAGCKAGMVLKTDVGIDPECCEVGPNTCNPILQAEVLNHEETDLNIMMGLCVGHDCLFYRHSEAPVTTLVAKDRVLANNPAGALYTANSYYRRLEGDR is encoded by the coding sequence ATGACCGATGAGAGGCGCTCGTGCGTGGACTGCGGAACGAAGGGTTGCGACGGCAAGGGCGCGAAGCGCCCGGATTTCTGCCTGACCGACAACATGCCCGAGGGGCTCCTCGAGGAATCGCTGTCCCATTACGCCGAGGGCGAGGAGGCGGACATCCTCAGGACGGCCGCGACGGTGGAGCACGACGGATATCTCAGATGGTGCCGGGTGCAGGAGACGATCGAGTTCGCCAGGCGCATGGGCTATAGGAGGATCGGCATCGCCACTTGCGTCGGCCTCCTGAACGAGTCCAGGACCCTGGCCAGGATCCTCCGCTCCCACGGGTTCGAGGTGTTCGGCGCCGGATGCAAGGCGGGCATGGTACTCAAGACGGACGTCGGCATCGACCCCGAATGCTGCGAGGTCGGGCCCAACACATGCAACCCGATCCTCCAGGCGGAGGTCCTGAACCACGAGGAAACCGACCTGAACATCATGATGGGGCTCTGCGTTGGACACGACTGCCTGTTCTACCGCCATTCCGAGGCCCCCGTCACCACGCTTGTCGCCAAGGACAGGGTGCTGGCCAACAACCCCGCCGGGGCCCTGTACACCGCGAACTCCTACTACAGGAGACTCGAGGGCGACCGGTGA
- a CDS encoding nitrous oxide-stimulated promoter family protein, whose product MAGRQSVTAREKNTVETMVGMYCRGVHGMRDGLCPECSELLGYAFGRIDSCPLRDRKVRCSKCEIHCYSPEMRERIRAVMRYSGPRMLTHPVMALRHLLS is encoded by the coding sequence ATGGCCGGTAGACAATCAGTGACCGCACGCGAGAAGAATACCGTGGAGACCATGGTCGGCATGTACTGCCGCGGTGTCCACGGCATGAGGGACGGCCTGTGTCCGGAATGCTCCGAACTCCTCGGGTACGCCTTCGGCAGAATAGACTCGTGCCCGCTCCGCGACAGAAAGGTGAGATGCTCGAAATGCGAGATCCACTGCTACAGCCCCGAGATGCGCGAACGCATAAGGGCAGTCATGAGATACAGCGGGCCGAGGATGCTGACGCATCCGGTGATGGCCCTCAGGCACCTCCTCTCCTGA
- the cobB gene encoding hydrogenobyrinic acid a,c-diamide synthase (glutamine-hydrolyzing), with translation MKGVVLAGTGSGVGKTSITTGLMSRLSKSMTVQAFKAGPDFIDPMYHTAATGRRSRNLDSFLMDDGTIRNLVGYASRDADICVVEGVRGLYEGLRGDEDIGSTAYLAKLLGFPVILIIDARSLTRSAAAIVNGFRAFDPDVRIAGVILNNVSGRQHSDKLRTAMERYCPDVQLVGMIPKNPDKALEQRYLGLKTLRSFAEREITPLQELTEPIDLDRVLDIAESCPSELPTASPYTQRDCGLRAAVPMDDSYCFYYRENIECLEASGFDVTTFRPTDGDPLPDADLYYLGGGYPELHAEMLSANTDFLEGLRAEAGNGRMVIGECGGLMSMCRSITDKDGAVHPMAGVFDAEARMTGVRHGPTYVIADAEPSNPAFSGTVRGHEYHYSDVFPLGGAEFGFSVRRGQGIADKMDGLVRGNSIGSYMHQHALSERDWIGRAVDRIMSGS, from the coding sequence ATGAAGGGCGTGGTCCTGGCCGGCACGGGCAGCGGCGTCGGCAAGACGTCCATCACCACGGGGCTCATGTCCAGGCTGTCCAAGTCAATGACGGTCCAGGCGTTCAAGGCCGGCCCCGACTTCATCGACCCCATGTACCACACCGCCGCCACCGGCAGGAGGTCGAGGAACCTCGACTCCTTCCTGATGGACGACGGCACCATCCGCAACCTGGTGGGGTACGCGTCCAGGGACGCCGACATATGCGTCGTGGAGGGCGTCAGGGGCCTCTACGAGGGCCTGAGGGGGGATGAGGACATAGGCTCCACCGCGTACCTCGCCAAGCTCCTGGGTTTCCCGGTGATCCTCATCATCGACGCCCGCTCGCTCACCAGGAGCGCCGCGGCGATCGTCAACGGCTTCAGGGCCTTCGACCCCGACGTCCGCATCGCCGGCGTCATTCTGAACAACGTGTCCGGGAGGCAGCACAGCGACAAGCTGCGCACGGCAATGGAGCGCTATTGCCCAGACGTGCAGCTGGTGGGGATGATCCCGAAGAACCCGGACAAGGCGCTGGAGCAGAGATACCTGGGCCTCAAGACTCTGAGGAGCTTCGCGGAGAGGGAGATCACGCCCCTGCAGGAGCTCACCGAGCCGATCGACCTGGACAGGGTCCTCGACATAGCCGAGTCGTGCCCGTCGGAGCTGCCCACCGCGTCCCCGTACACGCAGAGGGACTGCGGCCTGAGGGCGGCGGTCCCCATGGACGACTCGTACTGCTTCTACTACAGGGAGAACATCGAGTGCCTGGAGGCCTCCGGGTTCGATGTGACCACGTTCCGCCCAACTGACGGCGATCCCCTTCCCGACGCGGACCTCTACTACCTGGGCGGGGGATACCCCGAGCTCCACGCGGAGATGCTCTCCGCCAACACAGACTTCCTGGAGGGCCTCAGGGCCGAGGCCGGGAACGGCAGGATGGTCATCGGGGAGTGCGGTGGTCTCATGAGCATGTGCAGGTCCATCACCGACAAGGACGGTGCGGTCCATCCCATGGCCGGGGTGTTCGACGCCGAGGCCAGGATGACCGGCGTCCGCCACGGACCCACGTACGTTATCGCCGACGCGGAGCCGTCTAACCCGGCGTTCTCCGGCACTGTCCGCGGCCACGAGTACCACTACTCCGACGTATTCCCCCTGGGAGGCGCCGAGTTCGGCTTCTCCGTGAGGAGGGGCCAGGGCATCGCCGATAAAATGGACGGCCTCGTGAGGGGGAACTCCATCGGCTCATACATGCACCAGCACGCCCTCTCCGAGAGGGACTGGATCGGCAGGGCGGTGGACAGGATCATGTCGGGGAGCTGA
- a CDS encoding AAA family ATPase, translating to MKVSIKNVGCLSKVEFIAGNITVISGQNSTGKSTILKALYSVLVCPSDFELIKNNQIDETLDLLMFRHSDEDRSRLLGDVDESEYLEIIDYLRKHIDDEDKQDKQSLEYAIDLKEGKVDDDFYGKIVRRRINSEFESVSQFRNVDSENIASVSITGGPSMSCNVRKRGEISCKGNRRRIPRVVYFDSPFNVDDSLIWSIRRTNHRTDVWRLLNMDSGNIIMKGTYRSNLEKLDKVMDESIPGMFINTKNGLRYKSPGGHILSPRNVASGIKVFGTIRKLVDNGQLYEGSILLLDEPEVHLHPQWINVLGNILVILARDLNIRIIMTTHSPQLLMSVEANSRGDDDLARYYHLSYGDDGEVVMRDVSGNLNSVYQEMSDPIQETASRFW from the coding sequence ATGAAGGTCTCGATAAAGAATGTCGGTTGCCTGAGCAAAGTTGAGTTCATAGCCGGGAACATCACAGTCATTTCCGGGCAGAACAGCACTGGCAAGAGCACCATACTTAAGGCTCTGTACTCGGTATTGGTGTGTCCGAGCGATTTCGAACTCATCAAGAACAATCAGATCGATGAGACCTTGGATTTGCTAATGTTCAGGCACTCGGATGAGGATCGGAGCCGTCTACTCGGAGATGTCGATGAATCCGAGTATCTTGAAATCATAGATTATTTACGCAAGCATATTGATGATGAAGATAAGCAGGACAAGCAGAGCCTGGAATATGCTATCGATTTGAAAGAAGGTAAAGTGGACGACGACTTTTATGGAAAAATCGTCCGTAGAAGAATCAATTCAGAGTTTGAGAGCGTTTCTCAATTCAGGAATGTCGATTCAGAGAATATTGCCTCGGTAAGCATCACAGGGGGGCCTTCGATGTCCTGCAACGTTCGCAAGAGAGGTGAGATCTCTTGCAAGGGAAACAGGAGGCGCATACCTCGCGTCGTATATTTTGACTCCCCTTTCAACGTCGATGATAGCCTGATATGGTCTATCAGGCGTACCAATCACCGTACGGACGTGTGGCGTTTGCTCAACATGGACTCAGGCAACATCATAATGAAAGGGACGTACCGTTCTAACTTAGAGAAGTTGGACAAGGTCATGGACGAATCCATTCCAGGAATGTTCATCAACACCAAGAACGGTCTGAGATACAAATCGCCCGGGGGGCATATTCTAAGTCCAAGGAATGTTGCGTCTGGCATCAAGGTATTTGGAACTATCCGCAAGCTCGTGGACAACGGACAGCTCTACGAAGGCTCGATCCTGTTACTGGACGAACCAGAGGTCCATCTCCACCCGCAATGGATCAACGTCCTAGGCAACATTCTGGTTATCTTGGCTCGTGACCTCAACATCAGGATAATTATGACCACGCACAGTCCACAGTTGCTTATGTCCGTGGAAGCAAATAGTAGAGGGGACGATGATCTTGCCCGGTACTATCATCTTTCCTATGGAGATGACGGAGAGGTAGTTATGAGGGATGTCAGTGGAAATCTGAACAGCGTCTACCAGGAGATGTCCGACCCTATACAGGAGACTGCTTCGAGGTTCTGGTGA
- a CDS encoding methyltransferase domain-containing protein — translation MEHVTRAFYDGDPEGYSESTFGNDVSDIRRRFLSRLDPGARILDLGCGSGRDTLAFRETGCEVVPVDGSEGMCRVASSNLGSEVRRLDFLELDYEDEFDGVWACASLLHLKADQIPVVLGLICRALRKGGAAYVSFKEGTFEGIRDGRWYTDMTVDGLVRMAGDAGLPAEDVWLNSDSRGTVWLNAVLVKVRSGS, via the coding sequence ATGGAACATGTCACAAGGGCGTTCTACGACGGGGACCCGGAGGGATACTCCGAATCCACCTTCGGAAACGACGTCTCCGACATCAGGCGGCGCTTCCTCTCCCGTCTCGATCCCGGCGCCAGGATACTTGACCTGGGCTGCGGCTCCGGCAGGGACACGCTCGCATTCAGGGAGACAGGGTGCGAGGTGGTGCCGGTGGACGGTTCGGAGGGGATGTGCCGTGTGGCATCGTCCAATCTCGGTTCGGAGGTCAGGCGCCTGGACTTCCTGGAGCTTGACTACGAGGACGAGTTCGACGGCGTCTGGGCCTGCGCCTCGCTGCTCCATCTGAAGGCTGATCAGATACCCGTCGTCCTGGGATTGATCTGCAGGGCCCTCAGGAAGGGCGGGGCGGCCTACGTGTCGTTCAAGGAGGGTACCTTCGAGGGGATCCGTGACGGACGCTGGTACACGGACATGACCGTGGATGGACTCGTCAGGATGGCGGGGGATGCTGGGCTCCCGGCCGAGGACGTCTGGTTGAACTCCGATTCCCGCGGCACCGTCTGGCTGAACGCCGTGCTCGTCAAGGTACGAAGCGGTTCCTGA
- a CDS encoding AAA family ATPase, which produces MRRIAVYGKGGIGKSTTVGNVSAALAGRGLKVIQIGCDPKADSTRMVAGRRIPTVLETMRDNPDPELEDIVFEGRGGVLCVECGGPRPGVGCAGRGIIAAFEQLEELDMIGVYKPDVILYDVLGDVVCGGFAMPIRNGYARDVFVVTSGEMMALYAASNIAYAVNDLTHDGYARLGGLIQNSRGVKDEDELVDRAAGEMGTSVIHRLPRDPAVQRCEDRGMTVVQGEPDSDMAASYRELADKLLAASEDSSGGMRFEGE; this is translated from the coding sequence ATGCGCAGAATCGCGGTTTACGGCAAGGGCGGCATAGGCAAGTCGACCACCGTCGGGAACGTCTCCGCCGCCCTGGCCGGCCGCGGACTGAAGGTTATACAGATAGGATGCGACCCCAAGGCCGACTCCACCAGGATGGTCGCCGGGCGCAGGATCCCCACCGTCCTGGAGACGATGAGGGACAACCCGGACCCCGAGCTCGAGGACATAGTCTTCGAGGGGAGGGGAGGGGTGCTCTGCGTCGAGTGCGGAGGGCCCAGGCCCGGGGTTGGATGCGCCGGCCGCGGTATCATCGCGGCGTTCGAGCAGCTGGAGGAACTAGACATGATCGGCGTCTACAAGCCGGACGTGATCCTCTACGACGTCCTCGGCGACGTCGTGTGCGGAGGCTTCGCCATGCCGATCAGGAACGGCTACGCCAGGGACGTGTTCGTCGTCACCTCGGGTGAGATGATGGCCCTCTACGCCGCCAGCAACATCGCCTACGCGGTCAACGACCTCACGCACGACGGCTACGCAAGGCTCGGAGGCCTGATACAGAACTCCCGCGGGGTGAAGGACGAGGACGAGCTCGTCGACAGGGCTGCCGGGGAGATGGGGACCTCCGTGATCCACAGGCTGCCCAGGGACCCCGCCGTGCAGAGGTGCGAGGACAGGGGCATGACCGTGGTCCAGGGGGAGCCCGACTCCGACATGGCCGCATCCTACAGGGAGCTGGCGGACAAGCTGCTGGCCGCGTCCGAGGACAGCTCGGGCGGAATGAGATTCGAGGGTGAATGA
- a CDS encoding tyrosine-type recombinase/integrase has translation MSDHEATGTYMNSWEHQTDIETLRIFLENQGSSPATIDRYVQYSNHCLKVLGGRISPRDDCTIVQEELESRMSELKPLTRQRYMSAWHMFVRAVDSGRPEPGPTPYHLTSDFDSDLERYRAWMVGFGYREEATVKSARCVRHCWKLMFPIFGDRHPEDVDEDVIERLDFEMAGKNYAHRKFNLCSLGRFVHFITGGPDPYRQLTVPERQTDYSKYILTIIRGNPFEGELENYARSLYQRGMRDTTVSNKVDYCMACISRLLGSGWNGRLENIIPDDMYYLRDLFEDVNQSTARTYMSTFGNFIHFLTGSNPYEAAKIVWNKGQKVNRVFIQTEEWRRLKSVAEPDEMLVLALGAAMGLRRAEIANLKLNDISEDSILVRGKGHGPNGKVDTMPMPRIVREAMEAYMPMRQRIIDEYGDNSHGHLLIRRFTYASEPIPPDTIGDMVYRLGKRADVEVTTHSLRRLFATTMNDNGVKLDTIRRMMRHQSLDTTLKCYINADPRLVKSATDCIDEAL, from the coding sequence ATGTCAGACCACGAAGCAACGGGAACATACATGAACAGCTGGGAGCACCAGACGGACATCGAGACCCTCAGGATCTTCCTCGAGAACCAGGGCTCCTCACCGGCAACCATCGACCGCTACGTCCAGTACTCCAACCACTGCCTGAAGGTGCTCGGCGGAAGGATATCACCGAGGGATGACTGCACGATCGTGCAGGAGGAGCTTGAATCCAGGATGTCCGAGCTGAAGCCTCTGACCAGGCAGCGCTATATGAGCGCCTGGCACATGTTCGTTAGAGCAGTGGATTCCGGCCGTCCGGAACCCGGCCCGACACCGTATCACCTGACCTCGGACTTCGACTCCGACCTCGAGCGCTACCGCGCGTGGATGGTCGGATTCGGCTACCGCGAGGAGGCGACCGTCAAGAGCGCCAGGTGCGTCCGCCACTGCTGGAAGCTCATGTTCCCGATATTCGGTGACCGTCATCCCGAGGATGTGGATGAGGACGTCATCGAGAGACTGGACTTCGAGATGGCCGGCAAGAACTACGCTCACCGCAAGTTCAACCTGTGCTCCCTCGGCAGGTTCGTGCACTTCATCACCGGCGGACCCGATCCGTACCGTCAGCTGACGGTACCCGAACGCCAGACGGATTACTCCAAGTACATCCTGACCATCATCCGTGGGAACCCCTTCGAGGGGGAGCTGGAGAACTACGCGAGATCCCTCTACCAACGCGGGATGCGTGACACCACCGTGTCCAACAAAGTCGACTACTGCATGGCATGCATCTCCCGCCTCTTGGGGAGCGGATGGAACGGGAGGCTGGAGAACATCATCCCCGACGACATGTACTACCTCCGGGACCTCTTCGAAGACGTGAACCAGTCCACAGCGAGGACATACATGTCCACATTCGGGAACTTCATCCACTTCCTTACTGGCAGCAACCCTTACGAGGCAGCGAAGATCGTGTGGAACAAGGGTCAGAAGGTCAACCGTGTCTTCATCCAAACAGAGGAGTGGAGGAGACTCAAGTCCGTCGCTGAACCGGACGAGATGCTGGTTCTTGCCCTCGGCGCCGCAATGGGCCTCCGCCGTGCAGAAATCGCCAATTTGAAACTGAACGATATCTCCGAGGACTCCATCCTGGTGCGCGGCAAGGGTCACGGCCCTAACGGCAAGGTGGACACGATGCCTATGCCGAGGATCGTCAGGGAGGCGATGGAAGCGTACATGCCGATGAGACAGAGAATAATCGACGAGTACGGCGACAACTCCCACGGCCACCTTCTGATCAGACGTTTTACCTACGCAAGCGAGCCAATCCCGCCAGACACTATCGGGGACATGGTCTACCGCCTCGGTAAGAGGGCGGACGTGGAGGTGACCACACACAGCCTCAGGAGGCTGTTCGCGACGACAATGAACGATAACGGTGTAAAACTAGACACCATACGTCGCATGATGCGTCATCAGTCCCTGGACACCACTCTGAAGTGCTACATAAACGCCGATCCAAGACTGGTAAAAAGCGCCACGGACTGCATCGACGAGGCCCTCTGA
- the cfbD gene encoding Ni-sirohydrochlorin a,c-diamide reductive cyclase catalytic subunit — MRNVIHPRPNPIVAAMYTLRDMDVDVIVEHGPSGCCFMASRPLEDANVRVVTSGMRDNDLVFGGEEPLINTLRQVEEKFHPRTVAVVGTCASMIIGEDMAKSIKRAGIDANVFPVDCHGCMGDNTRGAIRALEAARDADVIDKEECDRQISLMKAATRLEKNVGMASKDYIQPAVSPTKMHVCRRIVDVLSGGGRVAVVMDAKKELAYRFADMFEAVDRARRRLGGETLFVANMEPDKGLPRIRNYCAEITADLASKGVTIDRLIGGLDEYAIVGDRMKEAVDGFGPDLTIILGICHAYPGMGEDDILITDQPRQLANYLNQGCRWAVGEISSHTMVMGAHSIVPLETADTLREMLE, encoded by the coding sequence GTGAGGAACGTCATCCATCCCCGTCCGAACCCCATAGTCGCCGCGATGTACACGCTGCGCGACATGGACGTGGACGTCATCGTGGAGCACGGGCCGTCAGGCTGCTGCTTCATGGCATCCAGGCCTCTGGAGGACGCCAACGTGAGGGTCGTCACCTCCGGCATGAGGGACAACGACCTGGTGTTCGGAGGGGAGGAGCCCCTCATCAACACGCTCAGGCAGGTGGAGGAGAAGTTCCACCCGAGGACCGTGGCCGTCGTCGGGACATGTGCCAGCATGATCATCGGCGAGGACATGGCCAAATCGATAAAGCGCGCCGGCATCGACGCCAACGTGTTTCCTGTGGACTGCCACGGGTGCATGGGCGACAACACCCGCGGGGCCATCAGGGCCCTCGAGGCCGCCAGGGACGCCGACGTCATCGACAAGGAGGAGTGCGACCGCCAGATATCTCTGATGAAGGCGGCCACCAGGCTGGAGAAGAACGTCGGCATGGCCTCGAAGGACTACATCCAGCCCGCCGTGAGCCCCACGAAGATGCACGTGTGCAGGAGGATAGTCGACGTCCTCTCCGGAGGCGGCAGGGTCGCGGTGGTCATGGACGCCAAGAAGGAGCTGGCCTACCGCTTCGCGGACATGTTCGAGGCGGTGGACCGTGCCAGGAGGAGGCTCGGAGGGGAGACGCTGTTCGTCGCCAACATGGAGCCCGACAAGGGACTCCCGAGGATCAGGAACTACTGCGCCGAGATCACCGCCGACCTGGCATCCAAGGGTGTCACCATCGACAGGCTGATCGGCGGGCTCGACGAGTACGCCATCGTCGGCGACAGGATGAAGGAGGCCGTGGACGGGTTCGGACCAGACCTCACGATCATCCTGGGGATATGCCACGCATACCCCGGCATGGGGGAGGACGACATCCTCATCACGGACCAGCCCAGGCAGCTGGCAAACTATCTCAACCAGGGGTGCCGCTGGGCGGTAGGGGAGATCTCCTCCCACACCATGGTCATGGGCGCCCACTCCATCGTCCCGCTGGAGACGGCGGACACGCTGAGGGAGATGCTGGAATGA
- the cfbE gene encoding coenzyme F430 synthase: protein MRVLVLDMVHGGDLLARRHQAEGDDVTCVDVYGICPQSKKDELAAYDIRVADTTPAGRYDMTVMPKHCPRRFIGDAEPGEIVTFSQDVKRFIDDTRFRIEVTGVKGKTSACYLISKMLHDSGRTVLLHSSRGEGPWADDGHRIDRKVSIAPPYLMTLAAGDYDAVVCEVSLGGSGKADIACITNLVEDYGIAKNTFKASEAKRDVFTDRGTNIVLESEREFWSQYHDGLVGYGGRVRVLSRPALGEGLRVSVDYDGESEVTLDGSYIATEYIGAMDLALEVCHRMGVPRESVLRSLETFRGVPGRGEILYEDGRTVVRERNPGISHISIGRTLECLGEMGALDGAMVLLDPVSRKVCDKLDRDQIERVVAEHGVPLVITRGDGERPGIPSDVRLLIEFVKEGYQ from the coding sequence ATGCGCGTACTCGTTCTCGACATGGTGCACGGGGGAGACCTCCTGGCCAGGAGGCACCAGGCGGAGGGGGACGACGTCACATGTGTGGACGTCTACGGCATCTGCCCCCAGTCCAAGAAGGACGAGCTGGCGGCCTACGACATCAGGGTCGCGGACACCACTCCAGCCGGGAGGTACGACATGACGGTGATGCCGAAGCACTGCCCGAGGAGGTTCATCGGAGACGCTGAGCCCGGGGAGATCGTCACGTTCAGCCAGGACGTCAAGAGGTTCATCGACGACACCAGGTTCAGGATCGAGGTCACCGGTGTGAAGGGCAAGACCAGCGCCTGCTACCTCATATCCAAGATGCTCCACGACTCGGGGAGGACCGTGCTGCTGCACTCGTCCAGGGGCGAGGGCCCATGGGCCGATGACGGCCACCGCATCGACAGGAAGGTCAGCATCGCGCCGCCCTATCTGATGACCCTGGCCGCCGGCGACTACGACGCGGTCGTGTGCGAGGTGTCCCTCGGAGGGTCCGGGAAGGCGGACATCGCCTGCATCACCAACCTTGTCGAGGACTACGGAATCGCGAAGAACACTTTCAAAGCGTCCGAGGCTAAGAGGGACGTCTTCACCGACCGCGGGACGAACATAGTCCTGGAGTCGGAGAGGGAGTTCTGGTCACAGTACCACGACGGCCTCGTCGGCTACGGCGGAAGGGTCAGGGTCCTGTCCAGGCCCGCCCTGGGCGAGGGGCTCAGGGTGAGCGTCGACTACGACGGCGAGTCGGAGGTCACGCTGGACGGCTCGTACATCGCCACCGAGTACATCGGGGCCATGGATCTCGCGCTGGAGGTCTGCCACAGGATGGGCGTCCCGAGGGAGTCCGTGCTGAGGTCCCTGGAGACGTTCAGGGGCGTCCCCGGGAGGGGCGAGATCCTGTACGAGGACGGGAGGACCGTGGTCCGTGAGAGGAACCCCGGGATATCCCACATCTCCATCGGCAGGACGCTGGAGTGCCTCGGCGAGATGGGCGCCCTTGACGGTGCCATGGTCCTCCTGGACCCGGTGAGCAGGAAGGTCTGCGACAAGCTGGACAGGGACCAGATCGAGAGGGTGGTGGCGGAGCACGGCGTCCCGCTGGTCATAACCAGGGGCGACGGCGAGAGGCCCGGGATTCCGTCTGACGTGAGGCTCCTGATCGAGTTCGTCAAGGAGGGCTACCAGTGA